One SAR86 cluster bacterium genomic window carries:
- a CDS encoding iron-sulfur cluster assembly accessory protein, whose protein sequence is MNPKKHKPKILNFTSKALAHFKHMVSKQGKENKIRLGVKKMGCNGFSYFFEFVNRPNKSDQKLFIENLEFLIPTDSVEIIKGSQVDFAIEGLNQGVRFMNPNANAVCGCGESFTVMGEDESTDTVVKKK, encoded by the coding sequence ATGAATCCAAAAAAGCATAAACCAAAAATTTTAAATTTCACTTCAAAAGCCTTAGCTCATTTCAAGCATATGGTCTCAAAACAAGGCAAAGAAAATAAAATCAGACTAGGTGTTAAAAAAATGGGATGTAATGGTTTTTCTTATTTTTTTGAGTTCGTAAATCGTCCAAATAAGTCTGATCAGAAGCTTTTCATAGAAAATTTAGAGTTTTTAATTCCAACAGATTCCGTTGAGATTATCAAAGGTAGCCAAGTCGACTTTGCAATAGAAGGCCTAAATCAAGGAGTTAGATTTATGAACCCTAACGCAAATGCAGTATGCGGATGTGGTGAAAGTTTTACTGTAATGGGCGAAGATGAATCTACAGATACAGTAGTAAAAAAAAAATAA
- the fdx gene encoding ISC system 2Fe-2S type ferredoxin, with the protein MPHETICPDGLTFEALENETILDACLRNGVHIEHVCEKSCACTTCHVIIEEGFENLDEASDEEEDLLDKAWGLEANSRLSCQVRPKSELTVIKIPKYTINQVSEVP; encoded by the coding sequence TTGCCGCATGAAACTATCTGTCCAGATGGTTTGACTTTCGAAGCTCTAGAAAACGAAACAATTCTTGATGCATGTTTAAGAAATGGAGTACATATCGAACATGTATGCGAAAAATCCTGTGCGTGCACAACTTGTCATGTAATTATTGAAGAGGGTTTTGAAAATCTAGATGAAGCCTCCGATGAAGAGGAAGATCTTCTGGATAAAGCTTGGGGACTTGAAGCAAATTCAAGATTAAGTTGTCAAGTTAGGCCTAAATCAGAACTTACTGTCATCAAAATTCCAAAATATACAATAAATCAGGTTTCTGAGGTACCATAA